In the Phycisphaerae bacterium genome, one interval contains:
- a CDS encoding class I SAM-dependent methyltransferase, translating to MNWQAFFELHRDLPREGPGSDLATLEALNRARAAAGRSRLGTESREPAFDLCVFDVGCGPGKQTLVLARELRRKIVAVDIHEPFLGQLRRAAFDAGLADLVETRLGRMEELDQPPGSIDLIWCEGAIYNVGFGEGLRLWRPMLRDGGIVVASEATWLVDDPPSACRTFWNVEYPPMTGIAGNETRAVAAGFDLIDHFVLPRAAWWDEYLTPIERRIARFRPKAARDADLAQVLKDHEREIDICHRFGDTFGYVFYIMRKN from the coding sequence GTGAACTGGCAAGCCTTCTTTGAACTGCACCGCGATCTCCCCCGCGAGGGACCGGGCAGCGACTTGGCCACGCTCGAAGCGCTGAATCGTGCGCGGGCAGCGGCAGGCAGATCGCGGCTCGGAACCGAAAGCCGGGAACCCGCATTCGACTTGTGTGTGTTCGACGTCGGGTGCGGGCCGGGCAAGCAGACCCTTGTGCTCGCACGCGAACTGCGCCGCAAGATCGTCGCCGTCGACATTCACGAGCCCTTCCTCGGCCAGCTTCGCCGGGCTGCCTTCGACGCGGGTCTTGCCGACCTGGTGGAAACGCGCCTCGGAAGGATGGAGGAGCTCGACCAGCCGCCCGGGAGCATCGACCTGATCTGGTGCGAGGGAGCAATCTACAACGTCGGCTTTGGGGAAGGCCTGCGACTCTGGCGGCCGATGCTCCGGGACGGCGGCATCGTCGTTGCGAGCGAGGCCACGTGGCTCGTGGACGATCCTCCCTCGGCGTGTCGGACCTTCTGGAATGTGGAATATCCGCCCATGACCGGTATTGCCGGCAACGAAACTCGCGCCGTCGCGGCGGGATTCGACCTGATCGATCATTTTGTGCTGCCCCGCGCCGCCTGGTGGGACGAGTACCTGACACCGATCGAACGACGCATTGCCCGGTTTCGACCCAAGGCCGCACGCGACGCCGACCTCGCGCAAGTGCTCAAGGACCACGAGCGCGAGATCG